ttaaaggcatcacctcacgaatctgaggtggtacagatttcaggtggagtattcgtatacgggatgggagactacggaggtggaggtgattccgtccatttcttgctaattgccgtaaaaaacggcccggaagatgcggcgccgcacaagactggcgcgctccaaccgaacctcctgtacaaaatggtgcgccaaaacgaatgaagccgtatcttccgggccgttttttacggcaattaggaagaaatggacggaatcacctccctctccgtagtctgccatcccgtatacgaatactccacctgaaatctgcaccacctcagattcgtggggtgatgcctttaaacaaggtgaactgtttcatgtaccttggatccaaagtgacttccacaagCGACATTGAttaagaaggtcgagcacgtgttaatgcggtATGgacgaaatggaaaatggcaacaggcgtaCTGTGCGGCAAGAAAGTCCTTGTTCGACTGAAATCGAAGATGGTCTACAGGatggttgtgcgtcctgttgccctttacggatgcgagtgctggccgacgacaaaagccttggaaagagtgttgcacgctatggagatgcggatgttgaggtggacgatggGTGTAACGCTAagagagaaagtatccaacgacactgtacgctccatcttcggcgtcgtcccgataactgaaaagatgaaggaggcgcgaatGAGATGGTTCGGTCACGTCTTGCAGCGAGAGGAAggttctgttgccaaaaccgctctgaagctcgacgtttcaggagtgaggccgcgtgggaagccaaagattcgctggttagaccgtgtgaaactggatatgatagatgctcGTTTATGTACGACTGATACactggatagaaaaaaaaatggaagacaagacgAAGGaaggcggaccctgcaacaacgcaggacaaacgctaggaagaagaagaagaagtcaggAGGGAAAATATTATGGGAATCTCAACTCCACATTTtgtttcaagaaattccaatacgtgtatagaatagaaaacaaatcacTTTACTATCAGCATAATCATATTATATCAATATCAATTCACTTGGCTACCAACATATCTATATTCATCCTCCAATGTTGGATTTATTACTGATGGCTGACCAGCTCGTTTTGCGTGAAGTATTCGTAGTTAAAGTCAATATTCAAACTACAACAATGAAtgattaaaaagaaagaagtggtGATCACAGTTGGAATTGCATATACAACACAAAAGACAAGGTTTAAATCTCATTGCATTACAAGACAGCTGAACTGCAGCGGTCACATTAAATAATAACAGTCGTTAACTCATCTTCATTAGAATTCGATTAATCCGAGTTTTTGATTTGCTTATGTAATATTTGCAAAAGATCAATTCGGGagtttttccaaacaaaaataaaaaaaaataaaataaaacataaaataaaaaaaaataatacgtCCGCACAGATGTTGTCTTTCCAACGCTGTAATTGCCGATGGTGCAACACCTCGGCCCTATTAAGGTGCGAAAATAGGCGGGCCGCGGAgtctgatagaaaaaaaaataatctcgAGCTTTGTAAATGATATCTttcaactcgaaatgctgtgctgaactcaatatttttttttttgaattaaggagcaaagtattgaaatatttgcataAGATCTAACCGAAAGCTTCAGATTCTTCCCTATTAGGGAAAGTTATGAAAAGGAAGTGTTATAAGAAAGCGTAAGGGGcaaatttttgggaatttatttattgtacatGTTTTCCCtaataattttgtaattttggaTATTCAATATAGGACCTTCTCTTTATAAACAATCCAAAAACAATTCAGACCAGTGGCATACCATTTTAAACGCAGAAAATGATTTCTGGGCGAAAGTGAATTTGTTATGGAAGTAGTCATTATATTTTCAATAATGGAAAGGTTTATAACGGGGCGggatcgaacctccgatcgatcgtccaCAGCAGCACCTCTCAGCGACTGTTTGCACCGGCCCTAACTTTGTGATATACTGTCTCTAATAGTACTGAACAGTATCTTAAATCAATTCTATTGAGGGTAGTCCTAGCTTGTCTAATTCCGAACTCCCAAGCCAATCTTGATCGTTTTACTTTCCCACATGTCTGCCTTTAATCGCACCgagcaatttttcttccaaaaaaatccagaaaaatccaaaaaactaGTGGAAGATTCTTCTGTTTATCAATGAATTCATTGCCTGCTATTCTAAGATGTTACAAAGGAATTCTTACAGAGCGAAATTTTGAAGGATACATCTTGATTGTTGAGCGCATTGAATGCGCAGGTGGCAGAGACCATCGCAGCATCCCAGCCCGTTCGTTGGTGCTCTTCTTCTCGCAACTCTGTTATTCGTGCTGAACTCTGTCCTCTTTCTTCCGGTACTATCACCCAGGTATTTCCTTCTAGTGTAACGGtgagccttaaaggcatcactccacgaatctgaggtggtacggatttcaggtagagtattcgtataggggatgggagactatggagaggagggtggttccgtccatttcttcctaattgccgtaaaaaacggcccggaggacacggcttcaggcgttttggcgcactattttctacagagggttcgactggagcgcgccagccttgtgcggcgccgcatcttccgtgccgtttttcacggcaattaggaagaaatggacgggatcacccccctctccatagtttcccatcacgtatacgaatactccacctgaaatctgcaccaccacaGACTCGttgggtaatgcctttaattgcaAAACCGTAAGTACGTCACGCCGATAGACTTTTAGCGTTTCCCCAAGAAGTCGATCACTGGGGCCAGCCATTGCCTTCGTTTCTTCTAGTGATCCGAAAAAGGTACAGAGGTTCGTTGTGTATTCTTTCACCACTTCTAAATATGGCGCATTCAAGAGTGCCCTTTGCGAGAGAACTTGGTTGAAGCGGTTGAGCAGTTACGTCATTTTTACTTCGCTCAAAAGCAGTGCGAGTAGCGCCCATCAAGTTCATCTTCCGCACAGTCCAGGCTCGCTTTGGTCTTCATTCAGGTGAACAGACTGAACTACAGCGATGTGAACATGTTACTAGTGTTACGTATCTGTAGCTATCGACCTCATAATCTTCCAGTTCGAAAGCTCTATTTGCGGAGCTGTACCTGCCTCATCATTATTCGTGGTACCTCATTGCGTCCGACGATACCTACGTGCTTGTGGAAGACCTCATGCAGGTACGAAGCCAAGTTGATTTAGTTCTCGTTTTAGAACTGTTTTTCAGGACctagccgctttcgactccgATGAACCTTATCTCGCTGTGATCGGGCCAAGCAGTATGCATGAGGTCATTTCTTTGTCTAATCTTTTGAGATTAATGAATGATCTGAGCACATTTATCAGTGCCACATATAAATAGACAGATAATTTTCCAGATATGCAGAGTTAGCACAATATCCATTGTATCTTCTCTTTGCAAAAAATAGCGTTGCTTGGGAGGGGatgtaaaaaatcaataccttTTTGCCCTGTTCCTAACGCGATTGAATGAGGAGGAACAGCTCTCAATAGGCTATCTGTAATACTCTTTTTCAGCAAATGTCTGGTCCTTTCCTACTTCCAAATCCACTCTCTCCAACGTCTAGCCCTATTTcggaaattattattattactcaaTTCTAATCAGTCCATTAACTATTCAGAGCATTCATTAGCTATTGTGCAATGTTCAACGCATAGTGGTCGTAGTACAAAGAACCTTGCTTCGTGTTCAGCCGACCAAAGATGGCTGcaatttccagaagaaatgaagtcaacacattaaaggcaacataccacgaatctgacgtggtgcggatttcagctggagtatcgGTATatagggtcgtagattatggagacgcgggtagttccgctcttctctccctgcatcgctgcaaacagccacctccagaatgctgttttttacgacgtcATCTAttacaacgctccaccctttgcgccgccccagccctgcgattcgtcgaaaatcaattcggacagccccgataggcagtaagggacgctacgcgtgcaagggtgtcgcgctgcaatggaaggcatcgtacagaacagcattctggaggcggctgtttgcaatgcttcagggagagatgagcggaaccaccttccataacctacgactccgtatacggatactccacctgaaatttgtaccaccccagatccgtggtatgctgcctttagaaACGAAGGTTTGGTAATGTAATAAGCGCAGAAGCCAcgttaattttctttaatgtGCAATATGGGAACGTGTagagattttctttctcaaggCGAGCTGGAAAACATTTAGTTCAAACTCTTTACGATACGATAGTGAATAATACGTATTGGACATCGCATTTATCCTCAAGAAACAGCTTATTGTTCTTTATAGAATTATTCGAATAAGCCGCACTCTCTGGTAGTTATCTCCAGAGGTGCCATGACAACATTGTGGGACAATATCCACAGCGGACGTGACGGATGTGGAGTGACAAGTTCACCTGATTTATGTCTCAGTAATATAGTTTACCTCAACCTCAAGGAGGACGCTCACGAACGCTCAAGGCAGGTATCcttaaaaattattcacaGGATAATATAAGGAGCTCTGCAGGTTTCTTCTACTACAACGGCATTTCTCGATGTTCGAAATGCGCGACTATGCACGACGAAATGGGAACTACAATGACGGAGCGCAGGTTCTCTCAAGAACTTTGAAGACGTAAAAAgagaaggacaaaaaaagcaaagttgCTGAAAAAAGCGCAACGATGAAAACGCCCCGAATGCTCAAAAGCATGACAACCTTGTACTTGTAGTTAACCTGTACTGTAGTGTACTTGTAGTGTAGATAACGATGAATGTAGGTTAACTATGTAGTTAACTTTGTGTACATTCATCGTTAGCAATAGAAGTTAATGATTTGTAATGTTAAAAGATGGGTTTTCGTAAACCCTGCTCAAAATCATCTTAAATCACACTCATCGTGTTTGGAGGTGATGCCTGTGCTTACCGCCACCGTTTGTCTATTTTTGtgagaattgaaaaatgtgagaattgagaattgaaaattgacGAAGTGCAGAAACTTCAGGAAAAATGTAGAGTTAAGGACACAGATGACGGAAATGTGCAtggccccgctcaattccctctagTCTTCAGGAGAAGAGGCGTGAGAACTCCTTTACTCCTACAAAACTCCTAcaaggtgcgttagaacgcacctCCGTGTACACGTCCCAgcctcctcagcagcctgttcatTGGTCTTACTTGAATAGAATGCTGAGGATACCTCATTAATTTTCGACCGCTCACtcgtgtacaagggtggagcgttgttTCTGACTTCGCGGGAAAGAGCGGTGtgttccacgccatttttacGACGGTTGGGGGAAGACGAACCGAGCCATGCTTGCTTCCGTAATGTGCAATTCGAACTctacatttttccttctatttcccgtcaattttgtgaaatttaaGGTTGTTTAAAGAAAAGGTCCACTTGAACGAATTTCATCCATTTTGTCTCGGGTGCGATGATTCTGCTGATTTTGCAGCAAAATATCATGGGCGAGTTCGCAGTGAAGGTTCAGTGGAAACGTTTAGGTTTAATACGAATTCACTTTCACACCAGCGAGATATCTTACTCCACATTTTTAAAACGTGATTCGAAATTGAGAATAGTATCTATGTAGCATTTGCTGCTGCCGTTGAATTCCTAgccgagatttttttttgcatttgtatCTAACCTGTTGTAAAACTTAACATAAACATCAAAGAACTAAAGACCACAGAAGTTCTTCGATAATATCATCTAGCTTCTGTGCTCCACCACAATCTTCGAAAAACGTGAAAACTACCCTACATGTCGGTTAACAGTTGAGTAAATCTCGGAAGTTTCTAAGAGAATCAGTTCAGATTTCACACTGCTCTTTTCCAAAGAATGATATTGAAAGTGCGTTTAATAAACTTCAAACACTAACtgattctgttttgtttttcagacaTTCACTCTCATCAGTGGTTCCCTTATCAGCGCACACAATCTCACCGTCCAAGATTTCCGAGTACTCGATCTTCTCCTCAACAGAGTCCAACTTTGGCCAAAGTCGTAATAGAGATATTAAATAGTCTACAGTAATCTACTCACCTCCATGTATCAACTAATGAACAGTTTCAAACTCGAATTTCGCAGTATCGAAGCCAAAATACAGTAAGACGAGTACaatggatttgaaaaaaatctgatctGTTCACATAGCAGCTAGCTATATGCACGATCTTATCACGACTTTCATCTTTATCAGTTTGGTTGTGATATTCGCATCAATCCATGTTGGCTGAAGAAGATGGCAGGTtgccatttagaaaaaattaacgCCTATAATTTCGGTGGAATTTATGTATGATAGGAAACTGGAAAGTGAATCCTCCCCTCTTATGTATGATGCTGACATTTTCTACCAAGGATATTCCAGAATTGTGCAAAAGATAAAGCGTTGTTTGAAATTATAACGAAGGTgaagcgtgtgatgggattttccaaTCAGGGGTTGTGAAGGGTCGTAAGTGCGTGTGCGATGGGCACTAGTGAATGAAGGATAACCAGTGCAAAATATTATTTAGTGTTATATAATTGCATACATTACAATATACTGCacttaataacaataaataattacataaaCCACAAGGTATTATACAAAGTTTCAAGCATTGTACATGACGTAGAATcttcaacattttattttgaaaatatacgTGTTGGCAACGAAACAATGAAACAACTCAGGTTCTTCACCCCactgaggcaaatttttgcagaagagaGAGAAACTTGGAGCTGCTTCTAGAAGATGAACGCTTCAATGATGCATAGTTTTTAACAGTTTAAAAGCAGTTTAGTGAGTTAAATAGAGTTtaataatcagaaaaaagcaCACATTCTGTTGATATTGTTAGGTCAGGTGTTAGATTAAGAttgcgaataacttcgtgataagaaggatcacaaaaaatattttacataGTTTCtagagaagaaggtttgccctATAAACAGCTTCGGTtatatcgctgttttttgtGACCtcctagtttctttttttttttgtaatttcaccttgactcccgttgatcttcgaactggtcgagcgggcgccagtaattcttccatttgtcccgatcgcgtgccagagtagcccagtggttcctcctttcgcgtgggacacgaagagcatcatatttttctttcaaggacttcgtgaagaaatctgaccatcgggtcggcggtcttcctgtagtgcgcttaatatcgcggggaacccagtcgctcacggctcttttccaacggttgtcagtaaagcgcatcacgtgtccggcccaccttattttactttccttggcaaacgcggcggcgtctctaatcttcgatcgctgacgtaggagagaacttcgaatcccgtccctcacttgcgtgaaacgggatactcctagcatcactctctcaattgcgcgttcaaggacgctcaccgcgttttcttcctgcttgcgaaatgcccaggtttccgaagcataggtcaaagcaggaagtacggtggtgttgaagaggtgagcacggagccgggtgttcctggtcttcttcactacatcctcgatgctcttgtacgctccccaagccgctcgtctcctcctgcccagctcgggggtcaggtcgttcatcatgttcagttcccgacccagataaacgtagctggtgcattcggatatgttcgttccgttgagcgtgaatggggcatccgagacccatccgttccgcatgaacatcgtcttttgtagattcagctgaagaccgatgcatccacatgtttcgtcgaattcggtcagcattcgttccgcttggctgatgctaggtgttaccagtacgatgtcatcagcaaagcgcaaatggtgtagctgccgaccatcaaccttcactcccatgtcgtcccattccaactttcgcattgcgttctcgagggtggctgtgaatattttgggtgaaattgtatcaccctgtcggacccccctcttcacgtcaatgatgatgttcttgtagaatggcgaaattccggtcgtgaagttactgtacaactctcgaagtacctttatatattgagtagggacgccttggttgtccaaggcttccacgaccgcttctcaaccgagtcgaaagccttctttaagtcgatgaaggtgagacagagcggcatcttgtactctcgtgatacctcgatgagtttcgaaacagtgtgaatgtggtcaatcgtgctgaatccttttcgaaaccctgcttgctcgcatggctgtccttcatccaagactttttcaatcctatcaaggattactcttgtaaagagcttgtagatgacggacagtaggcagattgggcgatagttgccgatgtcatgtggatctccctttttatacaacaacacggtcttgctggtcttccactgtttaggaaccttgcattccgacagataacgtgtaaagagcctcgccagggtgttgatgagtactggtggaaggctcttcaggtgttctggtcttattctgtcgggaccgggtgccgtacgatttcttaccgacatgatagcatgtcgtatttcggacgggagaacctctggaatgacttgtccatcttcccttagatggtgaggaggcaagtggacatggctgtcgaagagatcagagtagaagtcgtagatgattttctccatcccccttctcgatgcaatggctgttccctttgggttccggagagcagtcatcctcgtcttgcgactggcgaagtctcgacgggcatagcggatgcttttccccgcctctgcagcttcagccagcacttctgctcttctctctttaaggtcttcctttatcgcctctcggcagagccttgcgagctcggacgtgagttcttggttccctgcggctcgtgctgctccacgctggcgtatcagctcaagagtttcaagagacagacgcctcttggtggttttaaaactctcagccttcttcgcgcagtcgtgaaggtgttcgacaagccggtcatattcctcgtcgatgttgtccattgcagaatcttcccaaaagccggctagcgtagcgaagagatcccagttgatggtagtcctgggatttctctctctgaacttggcggctttctctgctctccttgtgaaggaaaatcttcctcggaggaggcgatggtccgatcccgtatagaactttggtacaacaccgacgtccgtcaggcagaaccttttattgacgatgatgtggtctatttcattacggtaccctccaccgggtgactcccacgtccagcgtaaaga
This window of the Necator americanus strain Aroian chromosome III, whole genome shotgun sequence genome carries:
- a CDS encoding hypothetical protein (NECATOR_CHRIII.G11384.T1); translation: MAICTYNARTLASEAAIEDLMMQAKKIKYDVIGLTETRRRHPLNAVYETGEELFLGTCDSRGVGGVGVLVNTSMAKNIDSFEQLTTRIGRLRMRRCGPIPALTIFVVYAPTSSYEEEEVEAFYMDLEKFYQEDHAFYKVIVGDFNAKVGPRRTPEELHIGTHGLQWNDQEERLSEFIMTTKTIHGNSQFQKPSSLRWTWESPGGGYRNEIDHIIVNKRFCLTDVGVVPKFYTGSDHRLLRGRFSFTRRAEKAAKFRERNPRTTINWDLFATLAGFWEDSAMDNIDEEYDRLVEHLHDCAKKAESFKTTKRRLSLETLELIRQRGAARAAGNQELTSELARLCREAIKEDLKERRAEVLAEAAEAGKSIRYARRDFASRKTRMTALRNPKGTAIASRRGMEKIIYDFYSDLFDSHVHLPPHHLREDGQVIPEVLPSEIRHAIMSVRNRTAPGPDRIRPEHLKSLPPVLINTLARLFTRYLSECKVPKQWKTSKTVLLYKKGDPHDIGNYRPICLLSVIYKLFTRVILDRIEKVLDEGQPCEQAGFRKGFSTIDHIHTVSKLIEVSREYKMPLCLTFIDLKKAFDSVEKRSWKPWTTKASLLNI
- a CDS encoding hypothetical protein (NECATOR_CHRIII.G11383.T1); its protein translation is MRKLEWDDMGVKVDGRQLHHLRFADDIVLVTPSISQAERMLTEFDETCGCIGLQLNLQKTMFMRNGWVSDAPFTLNGTNISECTSYVYLGRELNMMNDLTPELGRRRRAAWGAYKSIEDVVKKTRNTRLRAHLFNTTVLPALTYASETWAFRKQEENAVSVLERAIERVMLGVSRFTQVRDGIRSSLLRQRSKIRDAAAFAKESKIRWAGHVMRFTDNRWKRAVSDWVPRDIKRTTGRPPTRWSDFFTKSLKEKYDALRVPRERRNHWATLARDRDKWKNYWRPLDQFEDQRESR
- a CDS encoding hypothetical protein (NECATOR_CHRIII.G11381.T1), translating into MATGVLCGKKVLVRLKSKMVYRMVVRPVALYGCECWPTTKALERVLHAMEMRMLRWTMGVTLREKVSNDTVRSIFGVVPITEKMKEARMRWFGHVLQREEGSVAKTALKLDVSGVRPRGKPKIRWLDRVKLDMIDARLCTTDTLDRKKNGRQDEGRRTLQQRRTNARKKKKKSGGKILWESQLHILFQEIPIRV
- a CDS encoding hypothetical protein (NECATOR_CHRIII.G11382.T1) — translated: MRRWQRPSQHPSPFVGALLLATLLFVLNSVLFLPVLSPSVSPRSRSLGPAIAFVSSSDPKKSALCERTWLKRLSSYVIFTSLKSSASSAHQVHLPHSPGSLWSSFSSKALFAELYLPHHYSWYLIASDDTYVLVEDLMQDLAAFDSDEPYLAVIGPSSMHENYSNKPHSLVVISRGAMTTLWDNIHSGRDGCGVTSSPDLCLSNIVYLNLKEDAHERSRFLLLQRHFSMFEMRDYARRNGNYNDGAQTFTLISGSLISAHNLTVQDFRVLDLLLNRVQLWPKS